The Lathyrus oleraceus cultivar Zhongwan6 chromosome 5, CAAS_Psat_ZW6_1.0, whole genome shotgun sequence genome includes the window CTATCTAATGCATCTTAAACAACTTATTTTGCCTAATACATTCATCAAATCTCAAAAATAGAAATGAAATGAGAAACTTACCAAATGAAAATTGTGGATGAAAAGCTTTAATGGAGTAAGTGGAATGACATGTGATTGAATGTAGTGAAGCACCAGTAGTGTTGAACCTTTAAAAATGGACTTGAAAAAACTTGCTCACAAGCTCAAATGAGATTTTATTGAGTTTGTGGCAAATGAAGAAGGAAGGGAGAAAGGTCTGACGTGGATGTATGAATTAAAtgcgtccggagatgcatctccgtaaaaTTCACTGAGTTAAGGGTTGTTTACGAGATGCATCTCTGGACTAAAATTTGACAAAATAAGGGTGGGACGCCAATTTGCGCTGAGTGTGTAAAAAATGTGCATCCGAAAATACATCTCCGGATTTTAGGGGCAGTTGTGATTTTTTACTATTGTGAGGGAGCACCCCTAAGGATTCCCTTTTTTAATTTTTTGCAGCCCGACCCGCGTTAAAACATAGACTTGTGGATCCACCCGATAGCTCGGACCCATTTTGATAAGTCTACCTCCAACTCCTCATCTTAATTAGGCACAACTGTAACAAGTCTAGATTGATGTCTAATAACTCTTGTTGGTTTATTACCCCCATCTTTATCACCAATAACTTCTGAACTCAAGCCATCTTCTTCTAAAACCATATCTTCTTTCATTATTCCATTTCCATCCTCAGAGTAAGAGTTCTTTATTAACTTTTGAACACAAATTAAGTAAAGAAGAAGAGATGAAACAGAAGAGGATAACATCAAACCGAGGAGAAAGGCAAACAGCTAGGTCAGAGGAGTACAGGGAAGGCAAATGAGAATGACGAATCAAAGTGAAAAAAACAGTGAAATAGAAGAATCATAACACGTGGGCTTAAATATTAAGTCTCTAAAGGGGTTGGGAAAACCAATATACCCGTAATGAAGATTAGAAATTGTTTTAAAAGATTAGAGTTAATGTTTATTTCCCAAATTGAGAATAATGCTCAAGAAAACGCCATGGCGCTGCTATTGTGTCGCTACTAAACCGCTATTAGTTGTCTCTATGACCACTATTTTGAAAAAAAGACCTTTGAAACCGTAAAGAAAGTTACACAATCTTCTATCCTATGTACTTTTAACTCTTCATTCGCTTACTAACTTGAACTACTAACTTGAAGGTCAGAGTGTTACACAAACACTTGTCCCTTCATCATTGTCTTAGCCATCTTCTTAACCTAGTTTGGATGAGTGGCACACTAGGTAGTGGTATATGGTTTCCTTTCTTAGGAAAACTTAATCAATTGTTATCAACGTATCCCACAAGTAAAACAACAACATGCAATGTTCATGTCGCTGACAAACCAAAATCAGAATGATATTTTGACGGCAACAACCATCTGACAACCCACGATCCAAGAACTAATGACATTGGTGCAAGACTAAACACAAATGATTGTTGATCAAGATCTTCCTCTTTAATGAATGGAGAACGAAAAGAATGAGTCTCTCCAGAGCATGTCCTTCATTCCAATGGAGGAACCAAACACTAGGGTGGTCTTGATCTTCTCGGTATCATCAAAACAAATAAGATCAGAAACGAGCAGAACAGGTCTCTGATTGTCCACCCGTAGGATAAAAAACTTTCATATCCATGTGTCCTTAGGCCCAATGTAGGCCATTCACCCTGATCCTCGAAGGCGGAGCTAGAATATGGTTCAAAAGTTTACCAGCCAAATCCATAGCTCATGGGAGGAGTTATCCCGATAATTTACCTCCTAGTTCATAGCATCTCGATTACATCCTAAAACCAAAGAAATATTGGGGGCCATAGTCCAGGGGAGAAACTAATCATTGTGGAATTACATGGAACGCTTCAACAATTAAATCCTAAATTTTTAAATGACTGAATTAAATCCAATCAATTAACTAAATTTTGTTTGTTGAGGGATTAAAGTTAGAATGAAAGCTCCTAGTAATCATAAATTAATTGATCTAAGCCAAATATTGATACACATTTCTTTACCAATGCTACAGATTCAATGGAAGTTTAATGCTAGAAACACTTCGTGGGAAGAGGATGATGTTTGTTGGAGACTCCCTCAACCGGGGTCAATATGTCTCTTTGATATGCCTTCTCCATCAACTCATTCCCCAACATGCTAAATCGATGGAAACCTTTGATTCACTCACCGTCTTCACAGCCAAGGTACCTCTTACTCATAAGTTGTGTAAATTTTCTCAATAGTTTCACCTCAATTATTATTAACTTTAAATGCAGTTTTGATTCATCTATTTTGGTCTATCCATTTCTAAATCAAGGATTTTAGTGCTCAGTTTTTAAAATGTCCATCTTTTTCTCTATTTGTTCATATTATTGTATTTAATTAGGAATACAATGCTACAATTGAGTTCTATTGGGCACCTTTTCTTCTTGAGTCAAACTCCGATAACGCTGTCATCCATAGGGTAACGGATAGGATTGTGAGAAAAGGTTCAATCAATAAGCATGGTCGTTTTTGGAAAGGCGCAGACATTTTGGTATTCAACACCTATCTTTGGTGGGTAACTGGCTCCAACATGAAGATATTGTATGTTCCTCAACCCTATTCAAACAATTATTTACACACTTGTTATGCAGATATACACTCCGGTCACTATTATAAGAATAAATTTACTTTCAAAGTTTATTGAATAATTGATGTATTTGGTCTATATATAGATCAGATACAAAAAttattcaatgaatctaaaaaaGTAAATTTTTGTTTATAATAGTGACCAGAGATTACATATCATTGCATACTAACTAACATTTAATGTCTACTCAAAATTTCAGGCTTGGTTCTTTTAAGGATGAAGTAAAAGAGATTGTTGAGATGTCAACCGAGGAAGCCTATCGAATGGCTATGAGAAGTATGCTTAGATGGACGAGAAGGAACATGGATCCCAACAAGACTAGAGTCTTCTTCACCAGCATGTCACCTTCTCATGGAAAGTGAGTATAGTATATATAATTCACACGAATTCGGATTCCATGCAGTCATTGTTTGCATGCATGGATGCAGTCAGTATATCAGTGGCCGATAGATCGAGATTGAACAATTCAAATTTTAGGATAGGTATTTtagtatattattttaaaatcAATCCAACTGAAGAAATAGTTTGTCTGATCTTGATTCAACCGTTATCAACATGTCGACTATGTGAATATTTGCAAACAGTGACTGGCGAAAACCCGAATTCTTTTAACTAAAGTGCTATATTGTTTTGGCAGGAGCGTAGAGTGGGGAGGggaaccaggaggaaactgcTACAATGAAACAACTCCAATTGAGGATCCCTCATACTGGGGATCCGATTCACTGAAAAGCATAATGCAAGTGATTGGAGAAGAGTTCAGAAAATCCAAAGTTCCTATAACATTTCTCAACATTACTCAGCTTTCCAGCTACCGCAAAGACGCGCATACATCAATCTACAAAAAGCAATGGAATCCATTGAGTCAAGAGCAATTAGCCAACCCTTCTAGCTATGCTGATTGTTCACATTGGTGTTTACCCGGACTTCAAGATACTTGGAATGAGCTTCTCTTTGCCAAGTTATTTGATCATTGAACTGAAAACAGCATCAAAATTATAGAGATCATTGTTCTCTTGGGTGAAGGATTTTAACAAGATAACTATAATCATAGATACAAACTATAGTATGTTATTT containing:
- the LOC127084018 gene encoding protein trichome birefringence-like 33, with amino-acid sequence MANSFTLLRTKPRLSPYLFTVLAFILFAAVILNTHDFLFIFHPRLQQLHPNADTQAVLSELTRSNAVQTVEKKEESVCDVFSGRWVRDELTRPLYEESECPYIQPQLTCQEHGRPDKEYRRLRWQPDGCDVPKFNGSLMLETLRGKRMMFVGDSLNRGQYVSLICLLHQLIPQHAKSMETFDSLTVFTAKEYNATIEFYWAPFLLESNSDNAVIHRVTDRIVRKGSINKHGRFWKGADILVFNTYLWWVTGSNMKILLGSFKDEVKEIVEMSTEEAYRMAMRSMLRWTRRNMDPNKTRVFFTSMSPSHGKSVEWGGEPGGNCYNETTPIEDPSYWGSDSLKSIMQVIGEEFRKSKVPITFLNITQLSSYRKDAHTSIYKKQWNPLSQEQLANPSSYADCSHWCLPGLQDTWNELLFAKLFDH